The Candidatus Polarisedimenticolia bacterium DNA window TGCTTGTGGCAGGCGGCGCAGTACTCCGGCGTCTTGAACACTCTCTTGGAGAGGTCCTCGACATGACGGCGGGGATAGGCGCGGATCAGGAAGTCGCGCGCCGCGCGCGCCGTCGTGCCGTCCCGCAGCTCGAAGAGATAACGGGTCGGCTGCGCGACGATGTAGTTGGCGTTGCCCGCGACGTCGGTCTTGCGGACCGAGTGGCATGCGAGACAGGAGACCCCTTCCTGGTATCCCGACAGGCCGGTGAGCTTGGGAGTGAACAGGTTCTTGGTTCCCGAGAACAGAGAGATCGGATCGTGGCACCCGCCGCAGTAGCGCGTCGATTCGGCGCCGTTCTGGCGCGCCATCTCCTCCTGGATTCTCTGGAAGCCGGCGTCCATCGCGGCCCAGCGGTGGGCGCTCACCCGCCACTGGGCGGTGATCTCCTCGTGGCAGCCCGCGGTTCCGCACGATTCCGATCCGGAGAGGGAGCGGGCATCGTAGGCGCCGCCCGAGGCGGTACGGGCCAGGCTCGGCGCGAACGGCCGGTCCTTGCCGAGGGAATAGGAATAGTCAGCCGGGAACCGGTTGTTCCACGATTCCCCCGGGTAGCTGGCCCAGAGGGCCGCGACGAGGGCCGTGCAGCCGAGAGCGACCGCCGTCGTGCGTACCAGAGTAAGGCGCTGCGAGGCGCCCAGGGCCGACCCTGGAAGCGACCGGTCCCGGAAGAGGATCACGAGGACGTGCGGCAGGACGAAGGCCACCAGGGCGAAGGTCGACAGGATGTGGATCTGATCCCACAGGTACGAAATCCTGGGGCCCAGCAGAGCCTCCCAGGTCAGCACCAGTCCCGAGATCAGGACGACCACCGTCGCCAGGCTCCCCAGGTAACCCATGAGCTTGATCGCGTTGAGAGGGCGGTTCCAGTGGACTTTCAGATGGCGCACCTGATACGCGAGCGCGGGGACGAGGAACACCATCCCGACCAGGGTGTGCACGATCACGATCCACTGGTTCGGGACGGAGAACGGCAGGAGGTAGATGGACAGCCCGGTCAGCGTCTCGAACGCCAGCCATCCGAGGGTCCATCCCAGGAGCTTCTTCGACCATTCACGCTGCCGCGCGGCGAGTCCCGGTCGTGCCGCCGCCGCAGGGCGTACCGAATCGTTGCCGATCACGTTGCCCTCCGCGATGCGGCCCGCGCATCGCCGTGGGCGCGGGACGTTGGATGGAAAGATGGCTCGAATATCCGAGCAATGCGCAGGGGCGACAATGACCCGAATGGGGGAGTTTCCTCCCCTATTTGGGGGAGGGTGGGGCGGTTCTCACCGGCGGGAGGTCATGCCGTGCGATAGGGCATAGGCCACCGCTTGAGAGCGGTTGCGGGCTCCGAGCTTGGCATAGAGGCGCTTGAGGTGGGAGGCGACGGTGTTGGGAGCCACCTTGAGCCGCCGCGCGATGGCGGTGTTGGTCATGCCGCCGGCGAGGAGCTCGAGGACCTCGCGCTCGCGCCGGGTGAGCAGGAGAGAGGGATCGGGGCCGGGAGCGCCGGCTATGTCGACGAGCCGGCGCGCCACCTCCACGGGCAGGTCGACCTGGATGCGCTTCTCACGCGTGATGTCCCGGAGCAGCAGAGCGCGTCCGATGAGCCCGCCGGCATGCGAATAGCAGCAGGCGATGGTCGCCCGCGTGAGGCTCCCGGCCGACAGGACGATCTCGGTGGAAGCCGACTCCCGTCGTCGCGAGGCGGAATTCCAGAAGCGGGCCACCGACGCCGCGGCCACTGTCGAGCGAAACGGC harbors:
- a CDS encoding multiheme c-type cytochrome; this encodes MIGNDSVRPAAAARPGLAARQREWSKKLLGWTLGWLAFETLTGLSIYLLPFSVPNQWIVIVHTLVGMVFLVPALAYQVRHLKVHWNRPLNAIKLMGYLGSLATVVVLISGLVLTWEALLGPRISYLWDQIHILSTFALVAFVLPHVLVILFRDRSLPGSALGASQRLTLVRTTAVALGCTALVAALWASYPGESWNNRFPADYSYSLGKDRPFAPSLARTASGGAYDARSLSGSESCGTAGCHEEITAQWRVSAHRWAAMDAGFQRIQEEMARQNGAESTRYCGGCHDPISLFSGTKNLFTPKLTGLSGYQEGVSCLACHSVRKTDVAGNANYIVAQPTRYLFELRDGTTARAARDFLIRAYPRRHVEDLSKRVFKTPEYCAACHKQFIDQEVNNVGWVQLQNQYDNWRKSRWNHPGDPRKTIECRECHMPLVPSRDPAAGDGSDYNRSASDGRVRSHRFLGANQFMPTVLKLPGAAEQVALTEQWLRGQIEVPEIADKWRKGPAVALELDLPESAAAGSLVSLRAVVTSNKVGHDFPTGPLDIIQSWIELNVTDDAGRPVYATGGVNEKRFIQPGSFIFKAEPVDQYGNLIDRHNLWEMVGVRFRRSLFPGFSDVAEFSFRCPGASGGGKTASEDAYSFKVPGDGRSLHVSARLLYRKIDQYLLNFMFGENAGLTAPITSLASAEGVIRVLPAGRPAGSTPVRVGEAAAPKAGPPLGSAP
- a CDS encoding LuxR C-terminal-related transcriptional regulator; its protein translation is MQLDLGSRCGECLLFGAIQGLEDGLVLVDPEGRIFHINRRAQELLRIDATAVGKPFRSTVAAASVARFWNSASRRRESASTEIVLSAGSLTRATIACCYSHAGGLIGRALLLRDITREKRIQVDLPVEVARRLVDIAGAPGPDPSLLLTRREREVLELLAGGMTNTAIARRLKVAPNTVASHLKRLYAKLGARNRSQAVAYALSHGMTSRR